Genomic segment of Ewingella sp. CoE-038-23:
TCGCCGCGCGGCTGACAGCTTGATAAATCAGGCTGCTATCGAAAGGCACTTTGCACCCGTCCCGTTTGATGACGATCGGCAGTTGGTGGGGGGTATTGACGGGATCAGATTTCAACAGGTCAGCCTTCACAATTTAACTCCTTTTAAGCGCAATGCCGCACTGCTCAAGGCCTGGAGCCTTAACAGCAGAGAATAGGGCATAACGCTATATGTTGGGTTGTTTTTCTTAATCGGCCCACAATATATAGTCTATAAAGAATTTCTGTATTCTTGAAATACGCCTTCCCTTGACCTAAAACAAAGATTCCCCGCATAAGTTTATAGAATGAGCAAACGGCCAAAACGGCCTGTTAAATGGCGTAAAAATTGCTTCCTTTTAAAGCAGTTATCGAGGTCACATTTCCCTGCAAATTGCCTGCAATAAGAGAAAATGCGGTGTCGGCTTGCTTGATACTTTAGGTTTAAACTGAATTGACCGCTGAGGGTCTACAGGGCAGGGCACGGACATGAAAAGATAGCCTCAACAGGCAGAGCGATGCCTCTCATATTACCTATTGAGGAAGTGAAAATGTCATCGATTTTAGTGTTAAGCGCCCACCGCACGCCGGACCAGTCTCGTATCAATAAGGCGCAGGTTGCCGCGCTGCGCGAGGTTCCGGGCATCACCGTGCACGAACTAATGCGTGAATATCCAGACTATAAAATTGACGTGGCGCGTGAGCACGAGTTGCTGAAAAACCACCAGCACATCGTCATGATGTTCCCGTTTTTCTGGTATAGCTCACCGGCGATTTTGAAAGAGTGGGAAGACGCGGTATTAACCTACGGTTTCGCCTACGGTACCAACGGCACGGCGTTGCAGGGTAAGACTTTGCAGGTGATTGTTTCGACAGGTGGTGATGAAAAGGCTTATACGCCAGAGGGTTACAATCGTTATCCTGCCAAAGACCAGCTGTTGCCGTTCCACGCTGTGGCTAATCGTACTGGTATGGACTGGTTGGAGCCGCTGCTGATCCAAGGCGCGAACAACATGACTGACGAACAGGTTCCTCATCATGTTGAACGCACTCTGGCATTGCTGAAGAGCCAGCTTTAATCGCGCTGGCTCTGGGCTACTGCTTTATAACAGATAGAGGCACTCGTACGGTCG
This window contains:
- a CDS encoding NAD(P)H-dependent oxidoreductase, whose amino-acid sequence is MSSILVLSAHRTPDQSRINKAQVAALREVPGITVHELMREYPDYKIDVAREHELLKNHQHIVMMFPFFWYSSPAILKEWEDAVLTYGFAYGTNGTALQGKTLQVIVSTGGDEKAYTPEGYNRYPAKDQLLPFHAVANRTGMDWLEPLLIQGANNMTDEQVPHHVERTLALLKSQL